The following coding sequences are from one Leptospira mayottensis 200901116 window:
- the hisB gene encoding imidazoleglycerol-phosphate dehydratase HisB: MTRRLIRFYDPVRMKAERKTAETEIKLEMNLHGTGQYQFDTEIPFFEHMLSHISKHGLIDLNLWLRGDIEIDCHHSVEDTAILMGTTIHKQLGDKAGIFRYGHFTLTMDEVLTTVAVDLGGRYFFKYTGPELTGKFGIYDAELSLEFLQKLALNAKMNLHIFVHYGDNRHHIHESIFKALGKALRMAIAQDSATAGAIPSTKGVLE; this comes from the coding sequence TTGACACGGAGGTTGATCCGATTCTATGATCCAGTTAGAATGAAAGCAGAAAGAAAAACCGCCGAAACCGAGATCAAATTGGAAATGAATCTCCACGGAACTGGTCAGTATCAATTCGATACTGAAATTCCTTTTTTTGAACACATGCTTTCTCATATCTCCAAACACGGATTAATTGATCTGAATCTTTGGTTGAGAGGGGACATCGAAATCGATTGCCATCATTCCGTAGAAGATACTGCGATTTTAATGGGAACTACGATTCATAAACAATTAGGTGACAAAGCTGGAATCTTTCGATACGGACATTTTACTCTTACTATGGATGAAGTTCTTACAACCGTAGCCGTGGATCTGGGTGGTAGGTATTTTTTTAAATATACCGGTCCCGAGCTAACGGGTAAGTTCGGAATTTATGATGCGGAACTTTCTTTGGAATTTTTACAAAAACTTGCATTGAATGCAAAGATGAATCTGCATATATTCGTTCATTACGGAGATAACAGACATCATATTCACGAGTCCATTTTTAAGGCTCTAGGTAAAGCTCTTAGAATGGCGATCGCACAAGACTCCGCGACTGCAGGTGCGATTCCTTCCACAAAAGGAGTTTTGGAATGA
- the hisH gene encoding imidazole glycerol phosphate synthase subunit HisH: MIAILDYGMGNIHSCIKAVSLYTKDFVYTKNKATIENSKALILPGDGHFDRAMENLSLTGLRETINKHVSSGKPLFGICIGFQILFESSEEIAQGTKKEQIEGLGYIKGKIRKFQGKDFKVPHIGWNRLQIRRKDKSILLKGISDQSFFYFIHSYRPTSAEGNAITGLCDYYQEKFPAVVEKDNIFGTQFHPEKSHIHGLKLLENFIHFV; the protein is encoded by the coding sequence ATGATAGCTATTCTAGATTACGGAATGGGAAATATTCATTCCTGTATCAAAGCCGTATCTCTTTATACGAAAGATTTCGTTTATACGAAAAATAAGGCAACGATAGAAAATTCAAAAGCTCTAATATTGCCAGGTGACGGGCATTTTGATAGGGCTATGGAGAATTTGAGTTTGACCGGACTTCGAGAAACGATCAATAAACATGTAAGTTCCGGAAAACCTCTTTTCGGGATTTGTATAGGTTTTCAAATTCTTTTCGAATCTTCGGAAGAAATTGCTCAAGGTACTAAAAAAGAGCAGATTGAGGGTTTGGGATATATTAAAGGAAAGATCAGAAAATTTCAGGGAAAAGATTTTAAGGTTCCTCATATCGGTTGGAATCGGCTTCAAATTCGTAGAAAAGATAAAAGTATTCTTTTAAAGGGAATCAGCGATCAGTCTTTTTTTTATTTCATCCATTCTTACAGACCGACGAGCGCAGAAGGAAATGCGATTACCGGACTTTGCGATTACTACCAAGAGAAATTTCCGGCCGTTGTGGAAAAAGATAACATTTTTGGGACTCAGTTCCATCCCGAAAAATCTCATATCCATGGACTTAAACTTTTGGAGAATTTCATTCATTTCGTATGA
- the hisA gene encoding 1-(5-phosphoribosyl)-5-[(5-phosphoribosylamino)methylideneamino]imidazole-4-carboxamide isomerase, whose translation MIIIPAIDLFDNCAVRLFKGNYKEKKIYSSEPWKLAEGFAKNGATLLHLVDLNGARNQLGINENSILKIRKTTSLKVQLGGGIRDKEKLAYYDKIGIDRFILGTAAVTDPDLLKFALDNYGKERVVVAVDAIDGIVKIAGWEKDSGVRYRDLMDRLAKAGIEHVVFTDIAQDGTLAGPNLKAYQEILNSYPFQVIASGGISSLKDLMDLSSLKTKIPLYGVITGKALYEGKLDLAEAISSI comes from the coding sequence ATGATTATCATTCCGGCCATCGATCTATTCGATAATTGCGCAGTTCGTTTATTCAAAGGAAATTACAAGGAGAAGAAAATTTATTCTTCCGAACCTTGGAAACTTGCGGAAGGTTTTGCTAAAAACGGGGCGACCTTACTTCATCTCGTGGATCTGAACGGTGCTAGAAATCAACTTGGTATCAACGAAAATTCCATCTTGAAAATCCGTAAAACGACTTCACTCAAAGTGCAATTAGGCGGCGGAATTAGAGACAAAGAGAAATTGGCTTATTACGATAAAATTGGAATTGATCGTTTTATTCTCGGAACGGCCGCAGTAACGGATCCTGATCTTTTAAAGTTCGCACTTGATAACTACGGAAAAGAGAGAGTCGTCGTCGCAGTAGATGCAATAGACGGGATTGTAAAAATTGCAGGATGGGAAAAAGACTCGGGAGTTCGTTATCGAGATCTGATGGATCGCCTCGCAAAAGCGGGAATCGAACATGTTGTTTTTACGGATATTGCTCAAGATGGAACTCTTGCCGGACCGAACTTGAAAGCCTATCAAGAAATCTTAAATTCTTACCCGTTTCAAGTCATCGCTTCCGGTGGGATTTCCTCTCTTAAAGATCTTATGGATCTTTCGTCTCTTAAAACTAAAATTCCACTTTATGGTGTGATTACGGGAAAAGCTTTGTACGAAGGAAAGCTGGATCTTGCAGAAGCGATTTCTTCCATTTAA
- a CDS encoding thioredoxin domain-containing protein, protein MGQLSKNKISIILSALGLILSFLLIQKYYGDPNSIGDTLCNALSEFGSCDKVSESTYSAIRNVPGLGDIPIALFGFVFYGFVGFLFVLSEIKKETLEKNLRFAFYVLILGFVVDLGLFLLSVGVIKALCGLCVATYFVTIALLVVNFPVFKSLSDKSIRAVLNSFSGSFVNLLIVIFSFFVLGLYGGRISTGGTRLVSGSAGGEKSISEQLKEFETAQTVQIDLKDVPVLGDLNAPITIVKYADFNCGHCMHTSKILKSFLNEYEGIIKVAYKNFPLDGNCNRLVGRKSPEASSCIAASAALCANQQNKFYLVYTGLYDDNEAGVMHTAATVTRLAEKSGLKMDQFRACMSSTKIRDHINREVDEAEKLKISSTPTLFINNKPFPKSGTPDVDFLHRLIHQLVNQS, encoded by the coding sequence ATGGGCCAATTATCTAAAAATAAAATATCAATCATTCTTTCCGCATTAGGATTAATTCTTTCCTTCTTGCTTATTCAAAAATACTACGGCGATCCTAATTCGATCGGAGATACTCTTTGCAACGCACTCAGCGAATTCGGTTCTTGCGATAAAGTTTCCGAAAGTACTTACTCTGCGATTCGAAACGTTCCCGGTCTTGGAGATATTCCGATTGCGTTATTTGGTTTTGTTTTTTACGGCTTTGTGGGTTTTCTTTTCGTGTTGTCCGAAATTAAAAAAGAAACCTTGGAAAAAAATCTAAGATTTGCATTTTATGTTTTGATTCTTGGATTTGTAGTCGATTTAGGTCTGTTTTTGCTTTCCGTAGGAGTAATAAAAGCGTTATGCGGTCTTTGTGTTGCAACCTATTTCGTAACGATCGCACTTCTTGTGGTAAACTTTCCCGTTTTTAAATCCCTTTCCGATAAATCGATTCGGGCGGTTCTGAATTCGTTCAGTGGAAGTTTCGTAAACCTTCTTATTGTGATTTTTTCCTTTTTCGTTCTCGGTCTTTACGGAGGAAGAATTTCCACGGGCGGAACCAGACTGGTTTCCGGCAGCGCGGGTGGTGAAAAGTCTATTTCAGAGCAGTTGAAAGAATTTGAAACGGCTCAGACGGTTCAAATTGATTTGAAAGATGTCCCCGTTCTTGGTGATTTGAATGCTCCGATTACGATCGTAAAATATGCGGACTTTAATTGCGGTCATTGTATGCACACGAGTAAGATTCTGAAATCTTTTCTAAACGAGTACGAAGGAATCATTAAAGTGGCTTATAAGAATTTTCCATTGGACGGAAATTGTAATCGTCTTGTCGGAAGAAAATCTCCAGAGGCAAGTTCCTGTATCGCGGCTAGCGCGGCACTTTGTGCAAATCAGCAGAATAAATTTTATCTGGTTTATACGGGTCTTTATGATGACAATGAAGCGGGCGTAATGCACACCGCAGCGACTGTAACTCGTCTTGCTGAAAAGAGCGGTTTGAAAATGGATCAATTCCGTGCTTGTATGAGTTCTACCAAAATCAGAGATCATATCAATCGTGAAGTAGACGAGGCTGAAAAACTGAAAATTAGTTCCACTCCGACTTTGTTCATCAATAATAAACCTTTTCCAAAAAGTGGAACTCCGGATGTCGACTTTTTACATCGACTGATCCATCAACTCGTCAATCAGAGTTGA
- a CDS encoding DUF885 domain-containing protein, giving the protein MSKSSLFKRILFGILILLSLVLTLFLHTIFFKPLTLGLFYEKIFWESILNDPEYLTSLGILNNFGIDGYQKKLTDISVERQKQDLEKAKKNLEILLSYGKEDLSGQELLSFEILEWFLRLKISGEKFLFHDYPANQLFGIQSQLPTFLVTQHPIKSSQDVENYIARLEFVPKKIDQLIEGILYRDRKGILPPDFILDRLISEVEGFIKVPAKENILYTSFGGKIEKISSISSDLKDRSLTRVQQSIESGIYPSYSKLLNLFLEQKKHADSRAGVWKLPDGDAYYSHELKKHTTVELDPEQIHNIGLSEVSRIQNEMKTILKSLGKNQSIPNAMSELRKDSQFLFPDNEKGKLQALEEYKKILKDSEEKAKSLFFKMPKSKVEVDRIPIFKEKTAPGAYYDEPALDGSRPGIFYANLRDTKEIPKFGMKTLTYHETIPGHHLQIAIMQELKGLPRFRNTITFTAYVEGWALYAERLAKDYDFFQDPYSDLGRLQAELFRAVRLVVDTGLHYKRWTREQAISYMMQNTGMAPKDVTAEIERYIVYPGQACSYKIGMLKILELREKVKVHKKKTFDIRKFHSVVLDNGSLPLIILERLVEGELLNEKK; this is encoded by the coding sequence ATGTCGAAATCTTCTCTTTTTAAAAGGATTCTTTTCGGAATTTTAATCTTACTTTCCTTAGTTTTAACCCTGTTTTTACATACGATTTTTTTCAAACCTCTGACGCTCGGTTTGTTTTATGAAAAGATCTTTTGGGAATCTATTTTGAATGACCCGGAATATCTGACTTCTCTTGGAATTTTAAACAATTTCGGAATCGATGGTTATCAAAAGAAACTTACTGATATATCGGTTGAAAGACAAAAACAGGATTTGGAAAAGGCAAAAAAGAATCTGGAAATACTTTTGTCGTATGGAAAGGAAGATTTATCGGGGCAGGAATTACTTTCTTTCGAAATTCTAGAATGGTTTCTTCGTTTAAAAATTTCCGGTGAAAAGTTTTTATTTCACGATTATCCTGCAAACCAGTTATTCGGGATTCAAAGTCAACTTCCGACTTTTTTAGTAACTCAACATCCGATCAAGTCTTCTCAAGATGTAGAAAATTACATTGCAAGACTTGAGTTCGTTCCTAAAAAAATTGATCAACTCATTGAGGGAATTTTATACAGAGATAGGAAGGGAATCCTTCCCCCCGATTTCATTTTGGATCGATTGATCTCAGAAGTAGAGGGTTTTATCAAGGTTCCGGCAAAGGAGAATATTCTCTATACCTCATTCGGGGGAAAAATCGAAAAAATAAGTTCTATTTCTTCAGATTTAAAGGATCGATCTTTGACACGTGTTCAACAATCGATCGAATCGGGAATTTATCCGTCCTATTCAAAATTGCTTAATCTATTTTTAGAGCAAAAAAAACATGCGGATTCAAGGGCGGGTGTTTGGAAGCTTCCGGACGGAGACGCTTATTATTCTCACGAATTAAAAAAACATACCACGGTCGAATTGGATCCGGAACAAATCCATAATATCGGTTTATCTGAGGTTTCTCGAATTCAAAATGAAATGAAAACGATTTTGAAAAGTCTCGGAAAAAATCAATCCATCCCGAATGCAATGTCCGAACTCAGGAAGGATTCTCAATTTTTATTTCCTGACAATGAGAAAGGTAAGTTGCAGGCTTTGGAAGAATATAAGAAAATTTTAAAGGATTCGGAAGAGAAAGCAAAATCTTTATTTTTCAAAATGCCAAAAAGCAAAGTGGAAGTGGATAGAATTCCTATCTTTAAGGAAAAAACCGCGCCAGGAGCGTATTACGACGAACCTGCGTTAGATGGTTCAAGACCCGGAATTTTTTATGCAAATCTTAGGGATACAAAAGAGATTCCAAAGTTCGGAATGAAAACTTTGACTTATCACGAAACCATTCCGGGGCATCACCTTCAGATTGCAATTATGCAGGAACTCAAAGGGCTTCCGCGTTTTAGAAATACAATTACGTTTACAGCCTATGTGGAAGGTTGGGCCTTGTATGCGGAACGTCTTGCAAAGGATTACGATTTTTTTCAAGATCCTTATTCGGATTTAGGGAGACTTCAAGCGGAATTGTTCAGAGCTGTTCGACTTGTAGTCGATACCGGATTACATTATAAACGATGGACTAGGGAACAAGCGATCTCTTATATGATGCAGAATACTGGAATGGCTCCGAAAGATGTAACTGCAGAGATAGAAAGATACATCGTGTATCCGGGCCAGGCTTGTTCGTATAAAATCGGGATGTTAAAAATTCTCGAACTCAGAGAAAAAGTAAAAGTTCATAAAAAGAAAACCTTTGATATTCGAAAATTTCACTCCGTCGTTTTAGACAATGGATCTTTGCCTTTGATCATTTTGGAAAGACTTGTGGAGGGCGAATTGTTAAACGAAAAGAAATGA
- the thiD gene encoding bifunctional hydroxymethylpyrimidine kinase/phosphomethylpyrimidine kinase, with protein MAQKIKPVTLTIAGSDSGGGAGIQADLKTFTALDTFGTSAITCLTSQNPLGVTGILEVDADFLEKQILAVLDYFPVKSIKTGMLFSTDIIEKTSYLLSKRRNTEKNFSLVIDPVMVSTSGAKLLQESAIDALLTKLIPLADLVTPNLDEAEILTGKKISKSQEMPDFAKLIFEKFKIPVLLKGGHLQNEEVALDILFDGKNISKFEKPFVNGFYPHGTGCTYSSAITSYLARGEKLIEAVRFAKEYLHATIEQSYIVGKNKTLNHTPVFH; from the coding sequence GGAGGAGGTGCGGGAATTCAAGCAGACTTAAAAACATTCACTGCATTAGATACGTTCGGAACCTCTGCAATCACTTGCCTTACTTCACAAAATCCTTTAGGTGTTACGGGAATTTTAGAAGTGGATGCGGATTTTTTAGAAAAACAAATCTTAGCTGTGTTAGACTATTTTCCCGTAAAATCGATCAAGACTGGAATGTTGTTTTCGACTGACATCATAGAAAAAACGAGTTATCTCCTTTCAAAGAGAAGGAATACTGAAAAAAACTTTTCACTCGTGATTGATCCCGTAATGGTCTCTACAAGCGGCGCTAAACTTTTACAAGAATCGGCAATTGACGCTTTGTTAACAAAGCTGATCCCTCTTGCAGATCTAGTTACCCCCAATTTGGACGAAGCGGAAATTCTCACTGGAAAAAAAATTAGCAAGAGCCAAGAAATGCCGGATTTTGCAAAATTAATATTCGAAAAATTTAAAATTCCTGTTCTTTTAAAGGGTGGCCATTTACAAAATGAGGAAGTCGCGCTCGATATTTTGTTCGACGGAAAAAATATCTCCAAATTTGAAAAACCATTCGTGAACGGATTCTATCCGCACGGAACCGGATGTACATATTCTTCAGCGATTACTTCTTATTTAGCGAGAGGCGAAAAGTTGATCGAAGCCGTTCGATTTGCGAAAGAATACTTACACGCGACAATCGAACAATCTTACATCGTAGGAAAAAATAAAACATTAAATCATACTCCAGTATTTCACTAG